The genomic segment AAGTACATTCGAAGTTTGATCCCTATGCCGGATTGATGTTAGGATACAACATTGCTTCCGTTAAATGGGATGGTGCCGATGAGGTCCCCGTTTCAGCTTCATCAGGTGGATTTTTCTGGGCATTGCATATCGGTTCAAAATACTGGTTCAACACCAAGGTAGGCGCATTTGCTGAAGTCGGATATGGACTGGGCGTACTGAATGTAGGCATGGCTTTCAAATTAAAATAACAAAATGCGCCAGTCGGTCCCGATCGCTGTCGATACCTGTAGCAAGCAGACGTTTTTTCTGACATATGTCAGTTCGGATCGCTGCCCTATATCGTTAATTTTGAAGAACCATGAAGCCTGGAAAACAATCAAATTTAGTGCACGAATAAACAGCGGGAACACATAGGAACGAATACTATTTATCATGAAAAAACAGACTTTGATTATCGTAGATTCAGACAGCTCTTTGCGCCAGCAGCTTATCGACTATATTAAGCGAAGTGATTACCCTGCTGGCTTCCTCGAGTGCTGTAATGGTGTAGAAGCGCTCCGGTATATCAACTCACTCCAGCCGGATGCTGTGTTTCTGGACGTGCAGCTTCCGGGACTCAATGGTTTTGAGATCCTTGACCGCCTGGAATGCAGCCCTTCGATTATATTGACCTCTTGCTGCACGTCCCATGCAGCAAGAGCTTTTGAATATGATGTCGTGGATTATCTTCCCAAGCCTTTCACTTTGCAGCGGTTACAGATCACCCTTCAGAAGCTGGCAGGACAGCGGGAAATAAGCAGCGAAGTCCATTGCAAAGCCCATTCCTATCCCCGCCATATTTTACTGGAAAAGGGAAACCGACTGACAAAGATTCCCATTGCGGAAATTGCCTATCTAAAAGCGGACAAAGATTACTGCTGGGTGCATACGGTGTCTGGCGAAACATTTCTCAGCAATTACGGTATAGGGAAACTTATCAGCCGTCTGGACCCCCATCAGTTTATCCGCATACACCGGTCGTATGTCATCAATCTTGACTATATCGATGGCTGTTACAAGGATATCAGCAAGCTCTTTATCACGTTGCCCAATAATGTCGAGCTAAATGTCGGCCGCAGCTATCTCCCGACGATAAAGGAACTGATATTTTAAGCGCTGCCCGGCACTTTGCCTCCGGACGTGCTGGATATGCAGCTGCAGGGGCAGCTTGAACCAAGCTTTCTTTGCTATACCGCAAGCACTAAAAGATACTTAAATACGAGAACAACGATGACGACAATTGCAATAACCGACGATCACCCATTGATCATCAATGGCCTGACAACACTCCTTCAACAGGAAAGGGACATTAACATTCTGTTTACTGCCCAGCGTGGCGACGAGCTCCTGCAATATCTGGTGACTTCAGTTCCCGAAGTACTTTTACTGGACATTGAATTGCCAGATTCCAACGGTATAGACCTATGCGGTGATATTTTGACGCGCTGTCCGAATATGGCCATTATAGCACTCACCAATCATGATGATATTTCCTATATCAGAAAGATGATAAAAAAGGGGGCGCGGGGATATCTACTCAAAAGTACGGATAAGCAAAGTCTGCTTGAAGCTATCCATACTGTCAAGTCAGGGAAACAGTATATAGACAAGAAGATTCAGCAAAGCATTCTTGAGCAAACCATTCAAGGCAAAAAAACACCAGCTCCTGTCAAACTCACCAATCGGGAATTAGAGATCCTGGAACTCATTGCCAACGAGTATTCCAACCAGGAAATCGCCGAGCGCCTCTTTCTGAGCGTACGCACGGTCGAGTCCCACCGTCATAGTTTAAATCAGAAATTGAATATAAAAACCACCGCAGGACTGGTGAAAGAAGCATTTTTCAGAGGGCTGATCTAAATAGGGTAATCACAGAGACACCCCTAACTTCCCGAGGAATAGACCGATAAAGTTACGGTTCGAGAATTGCGCTATCCGGAACACTATTTGTCCAAAGCCGAAAAGACCGAATTCTGCGAGCGGTATTCAGGCACGATTTCCTTGATCATGCGCACAAGTTCCATTTTCCCCTCATTCGGGTCTGCCGTGCGCGCAAAGCTGCATAAACGCTGTACCCTGTCTTTTTGCAGGTGGATATCCGCCGTATTGACCTTGGCGATCATGATCTTCTCGTGATACGTCTTTTCTGTATTCTCATCATTGGCCAGCAGTTCCTCATAGATCTTTTCGCCCGGGCGCAGACCGACGATTTTGATATCAATATCTTCCGGATAGTGATAGCCTTTGAGGCGGATCATCTGTTTGGCCAGATCCATGATCTTGACCGGCTGTCCCATATCGAAGACGAATATCTCGCCGCCCTTGCCCATCACCGCAGCCTCCTGCACGAGCTGGCAGGCCTCAGGAATAGTCATAAAATAGCGGGTGATCTCCGGATCCGTGATCGTCAGCGGTCCGCCCTTCTGCATCTGCTTTTCAAAAAGGGGAATGACCGAGCCGTTGGACCCTAATACGTTTCCAAAGCGCGTCACGATAAAATTGGTCTTTGACTGCAGGTTTACCGCTGTCACGGCGATCTCCGCCACCCGTTTTGTTGCCCCCATGACGTTGGTCGGGTTGACCGCTTTGTCGGTAGAAACCATCACAAATTTGGACACCCCGTATTTATCCGCTAGCGAAGCCACATTATACGATCCCCAGACATTGGTCAGGATAGATTCATACGGATTGGCCTCCATCAGCGGCACATGTTTATAGGCAGCGGCATGAAAGACGTATGTCGGTCTATACGCCGCAAACAACTTGTCCATAAATATTTCGTCGCGGACATTGCCGACAATAAAGACACATCGGTCAAAGTTGGCGTATGCACTCAGTTCCTGCTGAATATCATACAAGGCCGACTCCGCCTGATCCATCACAATCAACTGTTTGATGTCCACCAGCGCCAGCTGCCGCACCAGTTCGCCGCCTATGGAGCCGGCACCGCCGGTCACCAGCACCGTCTGATCCTGCATTTCCGCCGCAATAGCCGGGTTATCCAGATCAATCGGCTTGCGCCCCAGCAGATCCTCGATACGCAGACTGCGGATCTGCCGCGTTGCCACTTCGCCGGCAAGCAGACGCGCCGTATCCGGAATGATCTTGACGACCAAAGGGATAGGCTCGGCCAGTGTAAACACCTTGTTTAAACGCTCAGGAGTACGGTTATCTATCGCCACAATGAGTTCGGCGGCATTACCATGC from the Sphingobacterium thalpophilum genome contains:
- a CDS encoding LytR/AlgR family response regulator transcription factor, whose protein sequence is MKKQTLIIVDSDSSLRQQLIDYIKRSDYPAGFLECCNGVEALRYINSLQPDAVFLDVQLPGLNGFEILDRLECSPSIILTSCCTSHAARAFEYDVVDYLPKPFTLQRLQITLQKLAGQREISSEVHCKAHSYPRHILLEKGNRLTKIPIAEIAYLKADKDYCWVHTVSGETFLSNYGIGKLISRLDPHQFIRIHRSYVINLDYIDGCYKDISKLFITLPNNVELNVGRSYLPTIKELIF
- a CDS encoding response regulator yields the protein MTTIAITDDHPLIINGLTTLLQQERDINILFTAQRGDELLQYLVTSVPEVLLLDIELPDSNGIDLCGDILTRCPNMAIIALTNHDDISYIRKMIKKGARGYLLKSTDKQSLLEAIHTVKSGKQYIDKKIQQSILEQTIQGKKTPAPVKLTNRELEILELIANEYSNQEIAERLFLSVRTVESHRHSLNQKLNIKTTAGLVKEAFFRGLI
- a CDS encoding polysaccharide biosynthesis protein; its protein translation is MSNLWRGGLSVNKPRWIILLLDMILVAVAFFVSYVLIFKHRGGVVIDKMIAQSLAVAAVYLIWFCIFGTYKGVVHKVGIRELQRIVLAVVLAYLSAELIAKLIEFAHPSFDFLTFILPFSDTQLLFHALIAGFGMTFSRVLYRALYHELVWGNKDNRIPVILFGAGNMGNTTFHFIHTTSRNKYRIVAIMDDNPHRIGNRIQGFKIHDINNLNKQFVQRHGNAAELIVAIDNRTPERLNKVFTLAEPIPLVVKIIPDTARLLAGEVATRQIRSLRIEDLLGRKPIDLDNPAIAAEMQDQTVLVTGGAGSIGGELVRQLALVDIKQLIVMDQAESALYDIQQELSAYANFDRCVFIVGNVRDEIFMDKLFAAYRPTYVFHAAAYKHVPLMEANPYESILTNVWGSYNVASLADKYGVSKFVMVSTDKAVNPTNVMGATKRVAEIAVTAVNLQSKTNFIVTRFGNVLGSNGSVIPLFEKQMQKGGPLTITDPEITRYFMTIPEACQLVQEAAVMGKGGEIFVFDMGQPVKIMDLAKQMIRLKGYHYPEDIDIKIVGLRPGEKIYEELLANDENTEKTYHEKIMIAKVNTADIHLQKDRVQRLCSFARTADPNEGKMELVRMIKEIVPEYRSQNSVFSALDK